One window of Nitrospirota bacterium genomic DNA carries:
- a CDS encoding PilZ domain-containing protein, whose protein sequence is MRRRRAIIIHDNQTTLSMMMYYFAIRGGYEVLTYQKPDICPLWDDHVNCSKSHPCADILIADFRSATMEGVALFRQQSRKGCSIPMNHKALISGNAEDGRAKEISTMGCAFFDQPVDFVKMSSWLQVRELNMDLSQPLVIRRREYRQAIREKVACLIASTEKHFIGTAVNSSPSGLCLQSTVPLRQEQAVHVSPANSASARPALVRWTTKVEAGAYLTGLQFMHA, encoded by the coding sequence ATGAGAAGGCGAAGAGCAATTATCATCCACGACAATCAAACGACCCTCAGCATGATGATGTACTACTTCGCCATCCGGGGCGGATATGAGGTCCTGACCTACCAGAAACCGGACATCTGTCCTCTATGGGATGACCACGTGAATTGCTCGAAGAGCCATCCCTGCGCCGATATCCTTATCGCAGACTTCCGGTCCGCAACCATGGAGGGCGTCGCGCTGTTCAGACAGCAGTCGCGGAAGGGATGCAGTATCCCCATGAATCACAAGGCCCTGATCTCCGGCAACGCGGAGGATGGGAGGGCAAAGGAGATCAGCACCATGGGGTGCGCCTTTTTCGATCAGCCCGTGGATTTTGTCAAAATGTCATCCTGGCTGCAGGTCCGCGAGCTCAACATGGATCTTTCCCAGCCGCTGGTCATCCGCCGGAGGGAATATCGACAGGCCATCCGCGAAAAGGTGGCCTGCCTCATTGCCTCGACCGAGAAGCACTTCATCGGGACAGCGGTCAACAGCAGCCCGTCGGGCCTCTGCCTGCAGAGCACGGTCCCGCTCAGACAGGAGCAGGCCGTGCATGTCTCCCCCGCCAACTCCGCTTCCGCCCGGCCGGCACTGGTGCGGTGGACGACGAAGGTCGAAGCCGGAGCCTACCTGACAGGGCTGCAATTCATGCATGCCTGA